A region of the bacterium genome:
GCCTGCTGCCCGATGGGGAGACACGGATCGAGGAGTCGTGGCGGCAACTGCGGGCCGCCTCCGTACCGTTGTGCGCGCGAGTCCGCGAGTCGCATGTCATCGGCGCGATGCCTGACGACGTGGTCGAGCGGTGGGAAGGCCCTGCCGACACGGTGTTCTGTCCGTGCATCGGGGTGACCGCAGTGGCGCTCGCGGCAGCCGTCGACGATGGCGCCATCGGCCCAGATGATCTCAAACGAGTCACGCGGTGCGGGATGGGATCCTGCCAGTGGCGGCGGTGCGGGGCCGCCGTCATGCGCTGGCTGAGTGGAACCTTGGAGGTGCCGATTGGCCGGCTGCCGTTGCCCCGGGCCCGTCCGCCCGTGCGGCCCGTTCCCGCTTCGGCCTTCGCGGAGTGGGCGGAGGCCGGTTGAAGGATTCGCCGGGGGACCGTGGTATATGAGGGGACGTAACGCGGGCAACCGGCCCCCGGGGGAGGAAGGAACACGCTATGCCAAAAGGTACTGTGAAGTGGTTTAATCGAGAGAAGGGCTACGGGTTCATTACTCCGGAAGAAGGGAAAGATGTGTTCGTTCACTATACCGGAATCGCTGGCGAGGGGTTCCGTAATCTTGAAGAGGGCCAGATCGTAGAGTTTGAGATCACCCAGGGGCAAAAGGGGCCGCAAGCCCAGAACGTCCGCGTCGTCGGCTAAATCGCGACCAGGTCAGTCCGAAGCTTGAGCGGAGGCACCGGGATCGACCATCCGGAGGCCTCCGTTCTCGTTTAGGCCGTTAAAGCTGTCGCTAAGGCTGATCACGCGATATTGGCCTATTTATCTAGATTAGTGCAATGATATCTCCACAAATCTTGCCAAATCGTGCTCCTCCATTACATACCGGCACAGGCTGGGGTGGAGGCCCTTCTCCATTTGCAATCGATGGCGTTCTTGGTCACTGGGGGGATTGCACCTACCTTATGCCCATGCTAGATTATTTCGAGGGAGAATCTATGACGCGTGGCTCAGGTAGAGCGCATCCGCGGCGGATCAGCGCCTCGCACCACCCGAAATCGCGCAGATCTGCCCAAAAACCGTCCGCAAGGGGGCGCCGGATCGTCCGAAACCGGCCCGCTCCTCGGGCTCGGGCCAGGATTGTCCGGCCTAGGCCCGTCAGGCTTCATCGCCCAAAGCGGTCCACGCCTCCCCCAGAGGCATTGAGCGAACGGATGTTCCTCGGTAGTCTGGAGCGCAGCCTGCGGGACCACCGAACGCTCTGGGAGGCATTGGCCAAGCGGTGAAGTACCTGACCACGGACCAACTCAAGATCGTGAACCAACGGATGATCCGGGCGACCGGCGGATTGTACTTGGCCAGCGAACAGAATGTGGTCTATCCTCCGAGCCTGGATTCGTTGGTCAGCTTTGTCCAGACCCGCATCTCTCTGCGCCCGCAGCCCTCGGTCTGGGAGATGGCGGCCTTCTACCTTGATCGGTTGACACGGGACCAGGTCTTCCACGACGGGAACAAGCGGACCGCACTGGAAGCGGCGCGCCTCTTCCTCGAGGGAGCCGGGTATCGCCTCAGTCTCACCCCTGCGCACGAATCCGTGGAGTTTGTAACCAACGTCTCCCGCGGCGGGTTTAATAGGGACGGGATCGCCGTCTGGCTTCGGGCCCGCTCCAAGAAAAGGGCGAAAAAGGCGTAGGCTCTGATCCGCCGCGCCCTTGACGGCGGCGGCAACCGGAGCGATGATTGGGGTAGTTCTGAAAGGAGGTGATGCGGATGGACCATAGTAGACGCTCCAAGCCGTACCGTCCGACCTGCCGCCAGTATTCGCATTGCGAGGGGACGACCGGGTAGCGCATCAGCCTACTCCGGCTGTCGCTCGCGGCTGCGGCTCAGCTGGACGACGACGGTGCGGCTGGAGGGCAGACTGGCGTTTCCCCTGCTCGCAGGTCCTGGGGGAGCGCGAAAGATGCTCGGATAATGCAACTGGTTCGGAGGGGGGCCCCCGTGGGGGTCCTCCTCCGTTTCTCGATCAGGGACGTGGGAGCATCCGCCAAAGATCGTCCTGGTTCAGATACACGAGATCAAACAGCATCGCCCCGCGCGTGACCCGCTGCGACATCTCCACCGCCCGCGCGAGCCGTTCGGGGTCCTGTTGATATAAAGAAACGAGGAGCGATCCGACCAGTGGCGTCTCCCCGTTGAGCAACGAGAGGCCGAGGAGCGCCCCTCCCTGGATGCTGATCTCAGAATCGTGATGGCCGGCCCATGCTTCTCCAACGGTGACCGGCCGATAGTACAGCCCGATCATCAGGTAATCGAGCAGGGGTGCCAGGCCGGCGCGGATCCAATCCGGACCGATCCAGGGGTAGGCCGGCTGGACCCCGGGACTGGCCCAGTTCACGCCCTCGTCATAGTAGACGGGGTACCAGGCACCGACGTACATGGCGACCGCCACCTTTGGGTTCACCGCGTGCACGAGATGAGCGACGGCCCGCGTGTAGGCCAGGATGGTGTGCGCGCGGTACCCGAGCCAGGCGCGGTAGAGGGGACCCGGGCGCCGCGCGACCCAGTAGCCGCTCGGTGCGTAGGCATAGATATCTTGCGGCCAGTGCTGCACGGGGCGGCCGATAAAGGCTTCGAAGCGGGCGTGGCTGAGCGGTGAGAAGTCCTCGGTAATGTCCTCATACCGCGTCCGGTCGAGGACGATGCCATCCACATCGTACCGGGTGAGCACCTCGTAGATCACGGCCATCTCATACCCATACACTTGCGGATCCGCAGGGTTCACGAACGCGAAGATGCTGTGCGTAGAAGATGGGACCATCCGCGTCCGGGGGGGGCCGATCGTGACCGCCGCCCCCACGGGGAGCGCGCGGACGAGCCAGCGGGCCGCCTCTCCGTGGCCGGAGAGCACGAACCCGATGGAGGGGATCGGCGTCGGCCCCGGGTCGGCATCGCCGACGCTGCGATCACGAACCCCGGTCACCTTCCCGGAGGCCACGGTCACCTCGACCCCCCATCGGGAAGTCGGGGTCGCCTTGGCCCCCGGGGCGTAGAGCACAAGGTCGTTGTCGCCCCGCGGCACGTCGACGCCGGTAAGGTCGTACGCGGTTCCGTCGGGGGCCTGGACGGGGCGCGATCCCAGGTACGCCGTCGCCTGCCACTCCGGATGCTGGAACGCCGGCCCGGTCTGCAGCGGGGTGAAGCCTTCACCAAAGGAGTTGACGGCGACATCGACCCGCATCCCCCGCGCGTGCGCCTCGCGAATGATCGTCCCCAGCATGTCGTACCCCTGCGGGTACCACTCCACCGGAGGCGGATACGCCGGGGGAGCCCCGTGAGGGATCGGCGAGGTCCCAATCGTCGGCGCAAAGGCGCTGAGGTAGGTCACATACCCCCAGGCGTTCTTCGCCTCGGGGATCACCACGTCCACCCCCGCCTGCTTGGCCTGATCCAGGGTGCGCCGGACTCCTTCGACGGAACTGAGCACGGAGAGGTTGGCACCGGGCTCCATCCAGAGCGCGAGATGGGGAGGGGTGGAACGGGCCGCGGAGACCGGGGTGGTCCTGATCGTGAGATCGGCGCCGAGCACCGCGAAGATCAAGACGACGCCGAGCCACGCGGTGCGACGCATACTAGAGGAATTCGAACATCGTGGGGTGACTCCCTTGAACTCCTCCGGATTTTCGGGTTAGGATAGATGCTGTTGCCCGGTCAAATGGGGTTCGTCGAGAGGGGTCGTCGATCGTGATCCAGGCCGACGCATTGTCCCGCAGCTACGGTGACAGGTGGGCGATCAAGGACGTGTCGTTCCAGGCGCGCCCCGGGGAGATCCTGGGGTTTCTTGGGCCCAACGGTGCGGGCAAGACGACGACGATGCGGGTTCTCGCCGGATTCCTCGCGCCCACCGCAGGGCGAGCCTCCGTGGCCGGGTTCGATGTCGTCGAGAAACCGCTCGAAGCCAAGCGCCGGCTCGGGTACCTGCCGGAAACCGTTCCCCTGTACGAGGACTTCACGACGCGAGAATACCTGCAGTTCGTCGCGCGCCTGAAGGGCGTGGAACGGCGAAAGGTCGACGACGCCGTCGATCAGGCGATGACGCAGTGCGCCACGACGGATGTAGCGGATCGGCTGATACGAAACCTCTCCCGGGGCTACCGCCAGCGGGTAGGGCTCGCCCATGCGATCGTCCACGACCCGCCGGTGCTGATCCTCGATGAGCCGACCTCCGCGATGGACCCCCGGCAGATCGTCGAGATCCGGAACGTCATCCGGGGGCTCCGAGGGACCCATACGATCATCCTGAGCACGCACATCCTGCCTGAGGCGACGGCGGTCTGCGACCGCGTGATCATTATTAATGAAGGCGCGGTGGTGGCGGTGGATACGTACGAGCAGCTGGCGGCCCGGCTGCGCAGTTCTGAGAAGACCCTGGTGCGAATCGCGCGTCCGGACGGCGGTCTCGGGGACCGGCTGCGGGCGCTTCCAGGCGTATTACACGTCACCTCCGGATCGGCCCGCGGCGAACTGGTCGTGGAAGCGGCACTCGGCAAGGAGGTGCGCGAGGACATCGCCCGGGCCGTCGTGGGCGCCGGGGCGGGGCTCCTCGAGCTTCGGCCGCTGGCGATGAGCCTGGAGGATGTGTTCTTGAGATTGGTCACCCATGAGGACGCGGCGGGCAGTGAGGCGGAGGGGGGACGGCGCGCATGAGGGGCACCCTCGTCATCACGCGCAAGGAGCTCAAGCAGCTCTTCAGTTCGCCGATCGCGTACGTGGCCCTCGCCATGTTCTTCGTGATCATCGGGTTTCTGTTCTTCTCGCTCGTTGGCGTCTACTCGTTCCAGGTGCTTCAACTGCAGGGCACGCCGCCGCCGGATTTCAACCCCACCCGTCTCATCTTTACGCCCCTCTATCAGGACACGACGTTCGTGCTGATCCTGTTGGTCCCCGTGTTGACGATGCGCTTGGTGTCGGAAGAGGACCGGGCGCACACGATGGAGCTCCTGGCGACGTCGCCGGTCACGAGCGCCGCGATCATCCTCGGGAAGTATCTCGCGATCATGATCCTGTTCTTCGTCCTCATCGCGATCAGCGTGTACATGCCGTTGAGCCTCGCGTTGATCGGGCGCCTGGATTGGGGGTTGCTGGGCTCGACGTACATCGGGCTCGTCCTCCTCGGGGGGGCGTTTCTATCGATCGGGCTGTTCGCGTCGACACTCAACGAGAACCAGATCGTCTCGGCGGCGATCGGATTCGCGCTGCTCCTCATCTTTTGGGTCCTGGGATTCGCTCAGCAGGCGTCCGGGAGCAACGTCCAGCAGGCCCTGTCCTCGCTGTCTTTCGCCACCCACTTCACGAACCTCTCCGGCGGCGTGATCGACACGCAGGACGTGTTGTTCTTCCTGAGCCTGGCGGGGTTCTTCCTGTTTCTTGGGATCATTGCGCTGGAGTCCCGCAAATGGAGGTAGGGCGATGAAGCGCCGCAACGCCCTGTTGACCACAAACGCGCTGGTGTCCGCGGTGCTCGTTGCCGCCCTGCTCGTCGCCTTGAACTATCTCGGCACGGCCCATCACGTCCGCTGGGACCTAACCGCGACGCGGGAGCACTCCCTCTCGCCCCAAACGATCAAGGTGCTCCGGTCGCTGCCTGGGCCCATCGAGGCCGTCGCGTTCCCCAACGGGGACGGCGCGGGCCGCTACCGGGATATGCTCGGCACCTACCAGTACTATTCAAAGAACTTCCAGTACCGGATCGTGGATCCCGACCGCAACCCCCAGGAAGCGCAGAAGTTCAAGATCACCTCCTACGGACAGATCGTCCTCAGCCGGGGGAAGGCTTCGTACACGATCGATTCCGACACGGAAGAACAGTTGACGAACGGGATCCTGCATGTCCTGGAGACGACCAAGAAAGCCGTGTACGTGCTGCAGGGTGAAGGCGAGGTCCCCCTCGACGATTTCACGCGGAAGGGGATGGGCACGGCGAAACAGACCCTGGCCGGCAAGGGGTTCGACGTCAAGATGCTGTTTCTGGTGCAGACGGGGCGTGTACCCGACGACGCCGCGATCGTGATCGTGCCCTCGCCCTCGCGGGACCTCCTGCCACAGGTGCGGGACGCGCTCGAGCGATACTATCAGGGCGGGGGCAAGCTCCTGATCATGGTGGATCCTCCGACCCCTCCCGAAGTGCGGAGCTGGCTGGGGCCGGTGTTCCACGTCGACGCGCCGGGAGGCGTGGTTATCGATCCCGTGTCTCGGCTGCTCGGCGGCGACTTTGCGGTGCCGATCGTGACCCAGTATCCCTTCAACGACATCACGCAAAACTTCACGCTCGCGACCGCCTTTCCGGTGAGCACACCGCTGGTGCCCCAGGCCAAAGTCACCGGCGTGACGATTACCCCTGTGGTCAAGTCGTCGGACTCCAGTTATGTCAAGGTCAACCTGGAATCGAAGAACATTCGGTTTGAGCAGGGCACAGACGTCAAGGGGCCCGTGATTCTCGCCGTTGAGGTCACGCCCGCACCCGGCGGAGCATCGGCTGGAGGAACAACGTCTGCGGGAACGACGTCCGGAGGACCGGCCGCCCCGGCCGCTCCGGCGAAGCCCGCCGGGGCCAAGGGATCGGCGGTCATCATCGGCAACAGCGGGTTCGTCCAGAACACGTACATCGGGCTCGTCGGCAACCGAGATCTGTTTACCAGCGCGGTAGCGTGGCTGACGCAAACCGGGAACCTCGTGAGCATCGCGCCTCGAACGTCACCGTTCGATCCGTTTATCATCGGCGGGAACCAGGGGCGATACCTGTTCTTGGGCAGCGTGATCGGCGTGCCCCTGGTGCTGCTCCTGATCGGCGGTGCCGTGTACGCTCGGAGGCGGAGTCTATGAGCCCGCGGATCACCGCCGCGCTCGCGATCGCCCTCGCCGTCGTTGTAGGCTACATCTTTCTCGTCGATCGCCCCCAGGCGCAGCGGGCGGAATCGGCCAAGCACCTCGTGCAGATCGCGCCAAAGAACACGACCCGGATCTCCCTCGTCAGTTCGAAGGGGGCGGTCGATCTGGCGCGGCGGGACGCCACGCATTGGGATGTCACGAATCCCATCCACGTCCCGGCGGGATCGTACGTGGTGTCGAGCCTGTTGGACTCCGTGACCGGCATCGTTCCCCAGCAGTCGCTCGGGACCGCGGGCAACCTCAAGGACTACGGCCTCGACAAACCCGCGGCGCGGATCACCCTAACCTCGTCGACTGGCCAGACCGTGACGCTCGAGATCGGGAACGCCTCGCCGGTCGGAGCGACGTCGTACGCGCGGGTCCAGCCCGGCGGCGGCCTCTACCAGATCGACACGTCGGCAAAGGAGGCGCTCACCAAGTCCGCGGCAGACCTCCGGCAGCGGTCGGTCGCCGACTTCGCCAACGCGGACGTCCAGAAGGTCCGAATCGTCTCCCTGGCGGGGACGCTCGTGATCGACCGCGTGGCGAGCGACCGGTGGAAAATCGAGGGACCTCATCCGTGGCCGGCCGACGATTTCAAGGTGACGGACCTCTTCTTCCCACTGACGACCAACGAGGCGAAGGAATTCCACGACGGGGTCACCGATCTCGCGGCCTACGATCTCAGCCACCCCGTGGTCACCGTTGACCTGACGCTCCGGGACCGTCAGGAACCGCTGCGCATCCTTCTCTCGCAGCGGGGGAAAGTGACCTACGCTATGGTCGCGGGCACCCAGACGGTGATGGAACTCGACGCCTCTGTCCAGGTAAAGCTGATGCCACAGCCGCTGTCGCTGGTCAGCAAGCGCCTCCTCCCGTACAACCCGCAGAACCTGACGAGTTTCACGTGGCGGAAGGGCGGCCAGACCTTCGAGCTCCGGCGTCAGGGGCCGGGCTTCACGGGCGGCGGGCTCGCGGAGGGGGACATCTCGAGCATGTTCTCTCTCGTGAACCTGTTGGACGGCGATCAGGTCGAGCCGCTCGCCACTCAGCCTCCCGGTGCGCCGGCGTTTGAGATTCAAACCGACGGCGCCGCCGACGCGCAGGTCCTCGTGCGGGTGTACCATGAGCCGAAGGGCGGCTGGTTGGCCACGAACTCCGCGCTGGCGCTAGAGTATCATCTGGCGTCCACCGCGTTTGACGGCCTCCCGGTGAAGATCAAGACGTTCTTGGGGCTCCCGCAGACCGCCGCGCAACCGGGGAAGCCGGCGCCGTCACCGCCCAAGCAGGCGCCGAAGACCAAGTAACGCGCGACTCCGCTTCGGTTACTTGCCGGACCCGTTGGTCACGATCACGAGCCCGGTCGGGGCTTTCCCGAGGAGAACCGGGCGTGGAGATGCCGGAAGGGTCGCCAGCGCAGATTCAGGAATGACCGCGAGGACACGCTCGCGCCTCCACGCGCGGGCAAGGCCGTCGGTGTCCACGTACGTCACGGGCCTGGCGATATAGTAGTCGGCGAACGCGTCATCGGATCCTAACATCAGCAGGCGCGCGTCTGGATCTCCGCGGGTATTCACGATCCTCGCCACCGGCCGCCAGGGGGAGACCTCGTCCCAGACGCGGGCGACCGAGGCCATGGCGAGCCCGTACGAGATCAGCGTCAAGAAGGTGAGGAGGACGATCCCTGTCATCGGCCGGCCCAGGAACGTCGCGATGACGTACGCGCACAGCCCCGCGATGAAGGCGGGGAGAAACGACCAGATCAGCGGCGTGTAGCGGGCCGCATCGCCGGGGAATTTCCTGAGCGCCACCGCGGTGACCAGCCCTAATAACGGCAGCGCGATCGCGAGGGAGACGACCGCCGCCCGCCGTGCCCCCCGAGCGCTCCCCACCGCCTGGCCGACGAGCACGGCGACCGGAGGAAAGACCGGGAGAAGATAGCGGCTGGATTTGTCCCCCAGCGAGAGTGAGAGAAAGCCGACGATGACGATCGTCCACTCAGTGCACACCCACAGGACCGACCCGGCGGAGCGCCGCGCGGCCCACCCGTCTCTGAACGCCTGCCACAGCCACCCGGACCACGGGAGGAACCCCAGCGGGAGGAGGAGCGCGTACGCTCCGAAGCCGGCCCACCACGGCACGACCGTGGGCGAGGCCTGCACGCGTTGAAAGAACCGTCCTACCCCGAGTGTGCCGCCGAGGAAGAAGGTATCGATGAACGGGCGCCCCTGACGGACCGCGCCGACCACGAACCACGGCGCGGCCACGAGCAGGAAGACCGCGGCCCCCACCGCCACGGCGGGCAGGACGGCGTGCGGAAGCCGGGGGCGGTCGACGATCAGGTGCGCGCCGATGATCAGCGCGATCATCACGGCGCCGGCGATGCCGATCGACAGGACCGCCAGAGCCGCCGAGAGCCACGCCAACACCGCCGAAGAGAGACGCCCCTCCCGTTCCCAACGGAGGTGCCAGTACACGGCCAGCGTGAGAAACAGCGCGAGCGGCACATGCTGCTCCGGCACGAGACTCAGATAGAAGAACTGCATCGTGGTGAGGAGGATCGTGCCGGCCACGAGCGCATCGCGGTGGGGCAGGGTCAAACGGGCCAACGCGTACGTGGTCAGGGCGACCGCCACCGCGAGGACGAGGTGCCAGGCTCGGAGCGCCCACTCCGCCGTGCCGAATACCGCGAACGAGATGCTCGTGAGCCAGAACGTCAACGGCGGCTTGTCGATAACCGGCATCAGCCGGTGGCGCAGCACGAGCCAGTCCCCCGTCGCGAGAATGTTCTTGGCGATATTTCCGTAGAACGCGGTGTCGCCGTCGGTCAGCGGGAGCGGCAGGCCCAAGGCCAGCACGACGACGGCCGCGAGCAACAGGAAGATCCAGAGACGAGATTGGTCGGGCCCGGCGACGCGCACGCCCGGCCCGTTCGTCGGAACGCGCAGGGTCTCCTGTGGAGGATCGTCGCCGCGGAGCGCGAATTTCTCCAGCGCGAAGCAGCGACCATACTACCGGAAGGTTGCCTGATGGTTGTAGGATGCTAGACCGCAAACGTCGCCGAACGTTTGCCTGGCTCATCGCCGCTCTCTTGCTCGCGACCGCGGGGCCAGGCCTTGCGCAAGCCCCCCCGGGTATCTGGCCGGTCGTTCTTGCCTCCAGCGGATTTACGGTACCGGTGGCCTCGGGGATCCTGTACAGCCACTTCGCCGTCACTACCGGCAGCGGCCCCCTCGACATTCACCACCTTCGGGTCGATCTGGCCAACCCGATGGTGAAAGTCGGGACTGGGCTCGCCCGCGATCGGTTAATGAGCGATGACGAACCGGTCTCCTCCATGGTGCTCCGCAGTGGTGCGATTGCCGGGGTGAACGGCGACTATTTCGACATCCACGAGTCGGGCATGCCCCTGAACATCCTCGTCCGAGACGGCGCGCTGCTGCGGAGTCCGTGGCGCTTCGTCGCCCTTGCCGTCCGGAAGGACGGGACCGCCCGGGTCGCCCGGTTCCGCTGGACGGGGGCGGTGAGCATTCTCGAGACCGGGGAGGCGCGACCGCTCGCCGGGTACAACAGCGGGATCGCCCAAGAGGGGATCATCGCCATCTCGGATGTCCGAGGCTTCGGGGCGCCACCGCCCGACGCGGGAACGCGACAGACGGTGGTGGAACTGACGCCGGCGGACGACGCGTCCGAGTTTCAGGTGAAGCCTGAGTCGGTGACTCCGGTGGGGCCGACGAATGACTCGGGCCGCTACTTCGTGAAGCAGATCTGGCCGCAGCAGGCGTTTTATGCGCCGTTCCCGCGGGGCGAACTGATTCTTCTGGGTCGGGGATCGGGGGCCGACTGGCTGGCACAGAAACTCACCGCAGGACAGCAGATCCAGGTGAACCTCACGACCGATCCCGACTGGCATGATCTCCAGGCAGCGATCGGGGGCGGGCCGATCCTCGTGCAAAACGGGCAGGTCGTAGAAGATCCTGATGCCCCGGCCGTGCAGGAACGAGATCGGCGTTACCCGGTGGTCGCCGCCGGCATCGCCCGAGACGGCCGCACGCTCACGTTTGTGGAGGTCGATGGCCGGCAGCCCAACTTCAGCATCGGGCTTACCCGACCGGAGCTCGCTTCATATATGCAGTGGCTTGGCGCGTATCAGGCAATCGCGTTCGACAGCGGGGGATCAGCCACCATGGTGGCCCGGCTTCCGGGCCAACCCGTGCCGACCGTGGTCAACTCACCGTCGGACGGGCGGGAGCGTCCGGTCGCCAATGCGTTCCTGGTGTACAGCACCTCGGTGCCCGGTCCGCCGATCAGCCTCCTCGTCAACGCGAACCAACCTCTGCGGTTGTTTGCCGGGGCAACCTATCCGTTGTCCATCATCGGGCTCGACGCGCAGGGCAACCCTGTGCCCCCCGCGGAGGCGCTGCAGGTGTCCGCGACGCCGCCGGTCGCGACATATAGCAATGGGCTGGTGCGGGCGGGCACGGCGGCGGGAGAGGGCGTCTTGCAGGTGTCGAGCGGCTCGGCCGCCGGGACGGCTCGCATATCGATCGTCACCACGCTGCGCCGTCTCGTGGTGAGCCCGGACACGATCACCCTCGTTCCGGGTGCCGGATGGACGTTTGCGCTGGCTGGGCAGGACGCGGTGGGCCGCCAGGTCGCGCTGCCGGACGGCGCAGGTACGTGGGTCGTCAACCCGCCCTGGTTGGGGACCATCTCCGGTCCGGGAGAGTTTGTGGCCGGGGAGCGAACGGGCACCGGGACGATCGCCGCGCGACTCGGAGGGGTCTCCGCCCAGATCCGGGTGGCGATCGGGAACGCCGCGCGTCCTGTCAATCAATTCGATCGTGGGGAATGGACGTTTCGGGGCTACCCGGACACCGTGACCGGCTCGGTCGCGCTCGTTACCGACCCGAGCCACGAGCATCGCCCGTCGGCCCAGCTGGCGTTCCGGCTCGACGGAGCGTCCAACCGGGCCGCGTATATGATCACCCGCCTTGGCCTCACGGGTGCCCCGACCGCGATGACGATGTGGGTGTACGGGGACGCCAGCGGTGTCTGGCTCCGCGGGACCTACGATCAGGCCAGCGGGCCTCCGGGAAGCGTCACGTTCGCCCGGCGGGTCACGTGGCGGGGGTGGCGCTCGGTGACGGCACAGCTGCCGGCCGGATTGGCGTATCCTCTTACATGGACATCGTTCTACGTCGTCGAAACCGATCCCAACCGCTCCCCCCACGGCGCCGTCTACCTGAGCAGCCTCAGAGCGATCTACCCGCAACGCGCGGAGAAGTAAGCGCGCGCCTCATCGCCTCGCCCGCCGTGTCTACACGGAACGCGATCATGGCATCATAGGAGGTGTGGGCACGTTCATGATCCGGATCGCGGCGGCGCTGTGCGTCGTGTTGATTGTCGGCCTC
Encoded here:
- a CDS encoding cold-shock protein, translated to MPKGTVKWFNREKGYGFITPEEGKDVFVHYTGIAGEGFRNLEEGQIVEFEITQGQKGPQAQNVRVVG
- a CDS encoding type II toxin-antitoxin system death-on-curing family toxin produces the protein MKYLTTDQLKIVNQRMIRATGGLYLASEQNVVYPPSLDSLVSFVQTRISLRPQPSVWEMAAFYLDRLTRDQVFHDGNKRTALEAARLFLEGAGYRLSLTPAHESVEFVTNVSRGGFNRDGIAVWLRARSKKRAKKA
- a CDS encoding alpha amylase family protein, with translation MRRTAWLGVVLIFAVLGADLTIRTTPVSAARSTPPHLALWMEPGANLSVLSSVEGVRRTLDQAKQAGVDVVIPEAKNAWGYVTYLSAFAPTIGTSPIPHGAPPAYPPPVEWYPQGYDMLGTIIREAHARGMRVDVAVNSFGEGFTPLQTGPAFQHPEWQATAYLGSRPVQAPDGTAYDLTGVDVPRGDNDLVLYAPGAKATPTSRWGVEVTVASGKVTGVRDRSVGDADPGPTPIPSIGFVLSGHGEAARWLVRALPVGAAVTIGPPRTRMVPSSTHSIFAFVNPADPQVYGYEMAVIYEVLTRYDVDGIVLDRTRYEDITEDFSPLSHARFEAFIGRPVQHWPQDIYAYAPSGYWVARRPGPLYRAWLGYRAHTILAYTRAVAHLVHAVNPKVAVAMYVGAWYPVYYDEGVNWASPGVQPAYPWIGPDWIRAGLAPLLDYLMIGLYYRPVTVGEAWAGHHDSEISIQGGALLGLSLLNGETPLVGSLLVSLYQQDPERLARAVEMSQRVTRGAMLFDLVYLNQDDLWRMLPRP
- a CDS encoding ABC transporter ATP-binding protein encodes the protein MIQADALSRSYGDRWAIKDVSFQARPGEILGFLGPNGAGKTTTMRVLAGFLAPTAGRASVAGFDVVEKPLEAKRRLGYLPETVPLYEDFTTREYLQFVARLKGVERRKVDDAVDQAMTQCATTDVADRLIRNLSRGYRQRVGLAHAIVHDPPVLILDEPTSAMDPRQIVEIRNVIRGLRGTHTIILSTHILPEATAVCDRVIIINEGAVVAVDTYEQLAARLRSSEKTLVRIARPDGGLGDRLRALPGVLHVTSGSARGELVVEAALGKEVREDIARAVVGAGAGLLELRPLAMSLEDVFLRLVTHEDAAGSEAEGGRRA
- a CDS encoding ABC transporter permease subunit, whose product is MRGTLVITRKELKQLFSSPIAYVALAMFFVIIGFLFFSLVGVYSFQVLQLQGTPPPDFNPTRLIFTPLYQDTTFVLILLVPVLTMRLVSEEDRAHTMELLATSPVTSAAIILGKYLAIMILFFVLIAISVYMPLSLALIGRLDWGLLGSTYIGLVLLGGAFLSIGLFASTLNENQIVSAAIGFALLLIFWVLGFAQQASGSNVQQALSSLSFATHFTNLSGGVIDTQDVLFFLSLAGFFLFLGIIALESRKWR
- a CDS encoding Gldg family protein, with protein sequence MKRRNALLTTNALVSAVLVAALLVALNYLGTAHHVRWDLTATREHSLSPQTIKVLRSLPGPIEAVAFPNGDGAGRYRDMLGTYQYYSKNFQYRIVDPDRNPQEAQKFKITSYGQIVLSRGKASYTIDSDTEEQLTNGILHVLETTKKAVYVLQGEGEVPLDDFTRKGMGTAKQTLAGKGFDVKMLFLVQTGRVPDDAAIVIVPSPSRDLLPQVRDALERYYQGGGKLLIMVDPPTPPEVRSWLGPVFHVDAPGGVVIDPVSRLLGGDFAVPIVTQYPFNDITQNFTLATAFPVSTPLVPQAKVTGVTITPVVKSSDSSYVKVNLESKNIRFEQGTDVKGPVILAVEVTPAPGGASAGGTTSAGTTSGGPAAPAAPAKPAGAKGSAVIIGNSGFVQNTYIGLVGNRDLFTSAVAWLTQTGNLVSIAPRTSPFDPFIIGGNQGRYLFLGSVIGVPLVLLLIGGAVYARRRSL
- a CDS encoding DUF4340 domain-containing protein, with amino-acid sequence MSPRITAALAIALAVVVGYIFLVDRPQAQRAESAKHLVQIAPKNTTRISLVSSKGAVDLARRDATHWDVTNPIHVPAGSYVVSSLLDSVTGIVPQQSLGTAGNLKDYGLDKPAARITLTSSTGQTVTLEIGNASPVGATSYARVQPGGGLYQIDTSAKEALTKSAADLRQRSVADFANADVQKVRIVSLAGTLVIDRVASDRWKIEGPHPWPADDFKVTDLFFPLTTNEAKEFHDGVTDLAAYDLSHPVVTVDLTLRDRQEPLRILLSQRGKVTYAMVAGTQTVMELDASVQVKLMPQPLSLVSKRLLPYNPQNLTSFTWRKGGQTFELRRQGPGFTGGGLAEGDISSMFSLVNLLDGDQVEPLATQPPGAPAFEIQTDGAADAQVLVRVYHEPKGGWLATNSALALEYHLASTAFDGLPVKIKTFLGLPQTAAQPGKPAPSPPKQAPKTK
- a CDS encoding glycosyltransferase family 39 protein, which encodes MRVAGPDQSRLWIFLLLAAVVVLALGLPLPLTDGDTAFYGNIAKNILATGDWLVLRHRLMPVIDKPPLTFWLTSISFAVFGTAEWALRAWHLVLAVAVALTTYALARLTLPHRDALVAGTILLTTMQFFYLSLVPEQHVPLALFLTLAVYWHLRWEREGRLSSAVLAWLSAALAVLSIGIAGAVMIALIIGAHLIVDRPRLPHAVLPAVAVGAAVFLLVAAPWFVVGAVRQGRPFIDTFFLGGTLGVGRFFQRVQASPTVVPWWAGFGAYALLLPLGFLPWSGWLWQAFRDGWAARRSAGSVLWVCTEWTIVIVGFLSLSLGDKSSRYLLPVFPPVAVLVGQAVGSARGARRAAVVSLAIALPLLGLVTAVALRKFPGDAARYTPLIWSFLPAFIAGLCAYVIATFLGRPMTGIVLLTFLTLISYGLAMASVARVWDEVSPWRPVARIVNTRGDPDARLLMLGSDDAFADYYIARPVTYVDTDGLARAWRRERVLAVIPESALATLPASPRPVLLGKAPTGLVIVTNGSGK